A single Ctenopharyngodon idella isolate HZGC_01 chromosome 22, HZGC01, whole genome shotgun sequence DNA region contains:
- the coro2ab gene encoding coronin-2B isoform X2 encodes MIMKMSQLYSRVTFHHVIGKAAVKGWCYRGLSITRSVQDNQFCAVNPRFIAVVTECTGGGAFIVISVRHTGRVSPLHPRVCGHSARVLDVKWDPFNDLRIASCSEDCTVKVWNIPPNGLKADLRSPSKDLLAHGRRVSLIEWHPTARDLLLSSAYDCKVFVWRLDAPEVPVCVINTHSELVVCLSFNADGSLLATACKDKKIRIIEPRTGRVLQESRCGSRKVSRILFLWDLKMLVSTGNSCWNQRQFALWDLEDLSEPLLEEDLDGGSGVIFPFYDADTHMLYLAGKGDGNIRYYEVSAMKPYVHFLSEYRSPSPQRGLGVMPKRGLNVSVCEVFRFYRLLAVKDMLEPLSFYVPRKSEGFHEDIYPMTAANEPAMTADEWLMGQNKGPLLMSLRPGAEALDTSPTETETPANQDTEYPPDLITDLQDWTEDDTQSHDWISSRTCCDLNRTEPSEVSLRQREETQDLQEQLKQRDDKIRELELELKNMRNHMRASF; translated from the exons ATGATTATGAAG atgtCCCAGCTTTACTCCCGTGTGACCTTTCATCATGTGATCGGGAAGGCGGCGGTTAAGGGGTGGTGTTACCGTGGACTGTCAATCACACGCAGCGTCCAGGACAACCAGTTCTGTGCTGTCAATCCACGATTCATCGCCGTGGTGACAGAGTGTACAGGAGGAGGGGCCTTCATTGTCATTTCTGTCCGTCAT acggGCCGTGTGAGTCCTCTGCATCCACGTGTGTGCGGTCACAGCGCTCGAGTGCTGGACGTCAAGTGGGACCCGTTTAACGACCTGCGCATCGCGTCCTGCTCGGAGGACTGTACG gtgaaGGTGTGGAACATCCCTCCGAACGGACTGAAGGCTGACCTGAGGTCGCCCAGTAAGGATCTGCTCGCTCATGGCCGCAGGGTGTCGCTCATCGAGTGGCATCCAACCGCCAGAGACCTGCTGCTAAGCTCCGCCTACGACTGCAAA gtGTTTGTGTGGCGTTTAGACGCACCGGAGGTGCCGGTGTGTGTGATAAACACACACTCTGAGCTGGTGGTTTGTTTGAGTTTTAATGCAGATGGAAGTCTGTTGGCCACGGCCTGCAAAGACAAGAAGATCCGAATCATCGAGCCGCGGACTGGACGAgtgctgcag GAGTCTCGCTGTGGCTCTCGTAAAGTGTCCAGGATCCTGTTCCTGTGGGATCTGAAGATGTTGGTGTCCACGGGAAACTCTTGCTGGAACCAGAGACAGTTTGCCTTGTGGGATctg GAGGATCTGTCCGAGCCGTTATTGGAGGAGGATTTGGATGGAGGTTCAGGGGTCATTTTCCCGTTTTATGATGCCGACACACACATGCTGTATCTGGCTGGAAAG GGCGATGGTAACATTCGCTATTATGAGGTCAGTGCGATGAAACCCTACGTTCACTTCCTGTCTGAATATCGCTCTCCGTCCCCTCAGAGAGGCTTgg GTGTGATGCCCAAGCGTGGCCTGAACGTCAGTGTGTGTGAGGTGTTCCGATTCTACAGGCTGCTCGCCGTCAAAGACATGCTGGAGCCACTGAGCTTCTATGTGCCGCGGAAG TCTGAGGGTTTTCATGAGGATATTTATCCCATGACAGCAGCCAATGAACCAGCCATGACCGCAGATGAGTGGCTGATGGGGCAGAACAAAG GGCCGCTACTGATGTCTCTGAGACCTGGAGCTGAAGCGCTCGACACCAGCCCAACTGAAACAGAGACACCAGCCAATCAGGACACAGAATACCCTCCTGACTTAATCACAGATTTGCAGGACTGGACGGAGGATGACACCCAAAGCCACGACTGGATCTCCTCACGCACATGCTGCGATCTGAACCGGACCGAACCGTCGGAG GTGTCGCTTCGCCAGCGGGAGGAAACTCAAGATCTGCAGGAGCAACTCAAGCAGAGAGACGATAAAATACGAGAACTGGAGCTGGAGCTGAAGAACATGCGCAACCACATGAGAGCGTCCTTCTGA
- the coro2ab gene encoding coronin-2B isoform X1: MIMKMSQLYSRVTFHHVIGKAAVKGWCYRGLSITRSVQDNQFCAVNPRFIAVVTECTGGGAFIVISVRHTGRVSPLHPRVCGHSARVLDVKWDPFNDLRIASCSEDCTVKVWNIPPNGLKADLRSPSKDLLAHGRRVSLIEWHPTARDLLLSSAYDCKVFVWRLDAPEVPVCVINTHSELVVCLSFNADGSLLATACKDKKIRIIEPRTGRVLQESRCGSRKVSRILFLWDLKMLVSTGNSCWNQRQFALWDLEDLSEPLLEEDLDGGSGVIFPFYDADTHMLYLAGKGDGNIRYYEVSAMKPYVHFLSEYRSPSPQRGLGVMPKRGLNVSVCEVFRFYRLLAVKDMLEPLSFYVPRKQSEGFHEDIYPMTAANEPAMTADEWLMGQNKGPLLMSLRPGAEALDTSPTETETPANQDTEYPPDLITDLQDWTEDDTQSHDWISSRTCCDLNRTEPSEVSLRQREETQDLQEQLKQRDDKIRELELELKNMRNHMRASF, translated from the exons ATGATTATGAAG atgtCCCAGCTTTACTCCCGTGTGACCTTTCATCATGTGATCGGGAAGGCGGCGGTTAAGGGGTGGTGTTACCGTGGACTGTCAATCACACGCAGCGTCCAGGACAACCAGTTCTGTGCTGTCAATCCACGATTCATCGCCGTGGTGACAGAGTGTACAGGAGGAGGGGCCTTCATTGTCATTTCTGTCCGTCAT acggGCCGTGTGAGTCCTCTGCATCCACGTGTGTGCGGTCACAGCGCTCGAGTGCTGGACGTCAAGTGGGACCCGTTTAACGACCTGCGCATCGCGTCCTGCTCGGAGGACTGTACG gtgaaGGTGTGGAACATCCCTCCGAACGGACTGAAGGCTGACCTGAGGTCGCCCAGTAAGGATCTGCTCGCTCATGGCCGCAGGGTGTCGCTCATCGAGTGGCATCCAACCGCCAGAGACCTGCTGCTAAGCTCCGCCTACGACTGCAAA gtGTTTGTGTGGCGTTTAGACGCACCGGAGGTGCCGGTGTGTGTGATAAACACACACTCTGAGCTGGTGGTTTGTTTGAGTTTTAATGCAGATGGAAGTCTGTTGGCCACGGCCTGCAAAGACAAGAAGATCCGAATCATCGAGCCGCGGACTGGACGAgtgctgcag GAGTCTCGCTGTGGCTCTCGTAAAGTGTCCAGGATCCTGTTCCTGTGGGATCTGAAGATGTTGGTGTCCACGGGAAACTCTTGCTGGAACCAGAGACAGTTTGCCTTGTGGGATctg GAGGATCTGTCCGAGCCGTTATTGGAGGAGGATTTGGATGGAGGTTCAGGGGTCATTTTCCCGTTTTATGATGCCGACACACACATGCTGTATCTGGCTGGAAAG GGCGATGGTAACATTCGCTATTATGAGGTCAGTGCGATGAAACCCTACGTTCACTTCCTGTCTGAATATCGCTCTCCGTCCCCTCAGAGAGGCTTgg GTGTGATGCCCAAGCGTGGCCTGAACGTCAGTGTGTGTGAGGTGTTCCGATTCTACAGGCTGCTCGCCGTCAAAGACATGCTGGAGCCACTGAGCTTCTATGTGCCGCGGAAG CAGTCTGAGGGTTTTCATGAGGATATTTATCCCATGACAGCAGCCAATGAACCAGCCATGACCGCAGATGAGTGGCTGATGGGGCAGAACAAAG GGCCGCTACTGATGTCTCTGAGACCTGGAGCTGAAGCGCTCGACACCAGCCCAACTGAAACAGAGACACCAGCCAATCAGGACACAGAATACCCTCCTGACTTAATCACAGATTTGCAGGACTGGACGGAGGATGACACCCAAAGCCACGACTGGATCTCCTCACGCACATGCTGCGATCTGAACCGGACCGAACCGTCGGAG GTGTCGCTTCGCCAGCGGGAGGAAACTCAAGATCTGCAGGAGCAACTCAAGCAGAGAGACGATAAAATACGAGAACTGGAGCTGGAGCTGAAGAACATGCGCAACCACATGAGAGCGTCCTTCTGA
- the coro2ab gene encoding coronin-2B isoform X4, with amino-acid sequence MIMKMSQLYSRVTFHHVIGKAAVKGWCYRGLSITRSVQDNQFCAVNPRFIAVVTECTGGGAFIVISVRHTGRVSPLHPRVCGHSARVLDVKWDPFNDLRIASCSEDCTVKVWNIPPNGLKADLRSPSKDLLAHGRRVSLIEWHPTARDLLLSSAYDCKVFVWRLDAPEVPVCVINTHSELVVCLSFNADGSLLATACKDKKIRIIEPRTGRVLQESRCGSRKVSRILFLWDLKMLVSTGNSCWNQRQFALWDLEDLSEPLLEEDLDGGSGVIFPFYDADTHMLYLAGKGDGNIRYYEVSAMKPYVHFLSEYRSPSPQRGLGVMPKRGLNVSVCEVFRFYRLLAVKDMLEPLSFYVPRKQSEGFHEDIYPMTAANEPAMTADEWLMGQNKGVIKMYKLLLLQGRY; translated from the exons ATGATTATGAAG atgtCCCAGCTTTACTCCCGTGTGACCTTTCATCATGTGATCGGGAAGGCGGCGGTTAAGGGGTGGTGTTACCGTGGACTGTCAATCACACGCAGCGTCCAGGACAACCAGTTCTGTGCTGTCAATCCACGATTCATCGCCGTGGTGACAGAGTGTACAGGAGGAGGGGCCTTCATTGTCATTTCTGTCCGTCAT acggGCCGTGTGAGTCCTCTGCATCCACGTGTGTGCGGTCACAGCGCTCGAGTGCTGGACGTCAAGTGGGACCCGTTTAACGACCTGCGCATCGCGTCCTGCTCGGAGGACTGTACG gtgaaGGTGTGGAACATCCCTCCGAACGGACTGAAGGCTGACCTGAGGTCGCCCAGTAAGGATCTGCTCGCTCATGGCCGCAGGGTGTCGCTCATCGAGTGGCATCCAACCGCCAGAGACCTGCTGCTAAGCTCCGCCTACGACTGCAAA gtGTTTGTGTGGCGTTTAGACGCACCGGAGGTGCCGGTGTGTGTGATAAACACACACTCTGAGCTGGTGGTTTGTTTGAGTTTTAATGCAGATGGAAGTCTGTTGGCCACGGCCTGCAAAGACAAGAAGATCCGAATCATCGAGCCGCGGACTGGACGAgtgctgcag GAGTCTCGCTGTGGCTCTCGTAAAGTGTCCAGGATCCTGTTCCTGTGGGATCTGAAGATGTTGGTGTCCACGGGAAACTCTTGCTGGAACCAGAGACAGTTTGCCTTGTGGGATctg GAGGATCTGTCCGAGCCGTTATTGGAGGAGGATTTGGATGGAGGTTCAGGGGTCATTTTCCCGTTTTATGATGCCGACACACACATGCTGTATCTGGCTGGAAAG GGCGATGGTAACATTCGCTATTATGAGGTCAGTGCGATGAAACCCTACGTTCACTTCCTGTCTGAATATCGCTCTCCGTCCCCTCAGAGAGGCTTgg GTGTGATGCCCAAGCGTGGCCTGAACGTCAGTGTGTGTGAGGTGTTCCGATTCTACAGGCTGCTCGCCGTCAAAGACATGCTGGAGCCACTGAGCTTCTATGTGCCGCGGAAG CAGTCTGAGGGTTTTCATGAGGATATTTATCCCATGACAGCAGCCAATGAACCAGCCATGACCGCAGATGAGTGGCTGATGGGGCAGAACAAAG GTGTCATAAAGATGTACAAGCTGCTCCTCCTGCAGGGCCGCTACTGA
- the coro2ab gene encoding coronin-2B isoform X5, translated as MIMKMSQLYSRVTFHHVIGKAAVKGWCYRGLSITRSVQDNQFCAVNPRFIAVVTECTGGGAFIVISVRHTGRVSPLHPRVCGHSARVLDVKWDPFNDLRIASCSEDCTVKVWNIPPNGLKADLRSPSKDLLAHGRRVSLIEWHPTARDLLLSSAYDCKVFVWRLDAPEVPVCVINTHSELVVCLSFNADGSLLATACKDKKIRIIEPRTGRVLQESRCGSRKVSRILFLWDLKMLVSTGNSCWNQRQFALWDLEDLSEPLLEEDLDGGSGVIFPFYDADTHMLYLAGKGDGNIRYYEVSAMKPYVHFLSEYRSPSPQRGLGVMPKRGLNVSVCEVFRFYRLLAVKDMLEPLSFYVPRKSEGFHEDIYPMTAANEPAMTADEWLMGQNKGVIKMYKLLLLQGRY; from the exons ATGATTATGAAG atgtCCCAGCTTTACTCCCGTGTGACCTTTCATCATGTGATCGGGAAGGCGGCGGTTAAGGGGTGGTGTTACCGTGGACTGTCAATCACACGCAGCGTCCAGGACAACCAGTTCTGTGCTGTCAATCCACGATTCATCGCCGTGGTGACAGAGTGTACAGGAGGAGGGGCCTTCATTGTCATTTCTGTCCGTCAT acggGCCGTGTGAGTCCTCTGCATCCACGTGTGTGCGGTCACAGCGCTCGAGTGCTGGACGTCAAGTGGGACCCGTTTAACGACCTGCGCATCGCGTCCTGCTCGGAGGACTGTACG gtgaaGGTGTGGAACATCCCTCCGAACGGACTGAAGGCTGACCTGAGGTCGCCCAGTAAGGATCTGCTCGCTCATGGCCGCAGGGTGTCGCTCATCGAGTGGCATCCAACCGCCAGAGACCTGCTGCTAAGCTCCGCCTACGACTGCAAA gtGTTTGTGTGGCGTTTAGACGCACCGGAGGTGCCGGTGTGTGTGATAAACACACACTCTGAGCTGGTGGTTTGTTTGAGTTTTAATGCAGATGGAAGTCTGTTGGCCACGGCCTGCAAAGACAAGAAGATCCGAATCATCGAGCCGCGGACTGGACGAgtgctgcag GAGTCTCGCTGTGGCTCTCGTAAAGTGTCCAGGATCCTGTTCCTGTGGGATCTGAAGATGTTGGTGTCCACGGGAAACTCTTGCTGGAACCAGAGACAGTTTGCCTTGTGGGATctg GAGGATCTGTCCGAGCCGTTATTGGAGGAGGATTTGGATGGAGGTTCAGGGGTCATTTTCCCGTTTTATGATGCCGACACACACATGCTGTATCTGGCTGGAAAG GGCGATGGTAACATTCGCTATTATGAGGTCAGTGCGATGAAACCCTACGTTCACTTCCTGTCTGAATATCGCTCTCCGTCCCCTCAGAGAGGCTTgg GTGTGATGCCCAAGCGTGGCCTGAACGTCAGTGTGTGTGAGGTGTTCCGATTCTACAGGCTGCTCGCCGTCAAAGACATGCTGGAGCCACTGAGCTTCTATGTGCCGCGGAAG TCTGAGGGTTTTCATGAGGATATTTATCCCATGACAGCAGCCAATGAACCAGCCATGACCGCAGATGAGTGGCTGATGGGGCAGAACAAAG GTGTCATAAAGATGTACAAGCTGCTCCTCCTGCAGGGCCGCTACTGA
- the coro2ab gene encoding coronin-2B isoform X3 has product MSQLYSRVTFHHVIGKAAVKGWCYRGLSITRSVQDNQFCAVNPRFIAVVTECTGGGAFIVISVRHTGRVSPLHPRVCGHSARVLDVKWDPFNDLRIASCSEDCTVKVWNIPPNGLKADLRSPSKDLLAHGRRVSLIEWHPTARDLLLSSAYDCKVFVWRLDAPEVPVCVINTHSELVVCLSFNADGSLLATACKDKKIRIIEPRTGRVLQESRCGSRKVSRILFLWDLKMLVSTGNSCWNQRQFALWDLEDLSEPLLEEDLDGGSGVIFPFYDADTHMLYLAGKGDGNIRYYEVSAMKPYVHFLSEYRSPSPQRGLGVMPKRGLNVSVCEVFRFYRLLAVKDMLEPLSFYVPRKQSEGFHEDIYPMTAANEPAMTADEWLMGQNKGPLLMSLRPGAEALDTSPTETETPANQDTEYPPDLITDLQDWTEDDTQSHDWISSRTCCDLNRTEPSEVSLRQREETQDLQEQLKQRDDKIRELELELKNMRNHMRASF; this is encoded by the exons atgtCCCAGCTTTACTCCCGTGTGACCTTTCATCATGTGATCGGGAAGGCGGCGGTTAAGGGGTGGTGTTACCGTGGACTGTCAATCACACGCAGCGTCCAGGACAACCAGTTCTGTGCTGTCAATCCACGATTCATCGCCGTGGTGACAGAGTGTACAGGAGGAGGGGCCTTCATTGTCATTTCTGTCCGTCAT acggGCCGTGTGAGTCCTCTGCATCCACGTGTGTGCGGTCACAGCGCTCGAGTGCTGGACGTCAAGTGGGACCCGTTTAACGACCTGCGCATCGCGTCCTGCTCGGAGGACTGTACG gtgaaGGTGTGGAACATCCCTCCGAACGGACTGAAGGCTGACCTGAGGTCGCCCAGTAAGGATCTGCTCGCTCATGGCCGCAGGGTGTCGCTCATCGAGTGGCATCCAACCGCCAGAGACCTGCTGCTAAGCTCCGCCTACGACTGCAAA gtGTTTGTGTGGCGTTTAGACGCACCGGAGGTGCCGGTGTGTGTGATAAACACACACTCTGAGCTGGTGGTTTGTTTGAGTTTTAATGCAGATGGAAGTCTGTTGGCCACGGCCTGCAAAGACAAGAAGATCCGAATCATCGAGCCGCGGACTGGACGAgtgctgcag GAGTCTCGCTGTGGCTCTCGTAAAGTGTCCAGGATCCTGTTCCTGTGGGATCTGAAGATGTTGGTGTCCACGGGAAACTCTTGCTGGAACCAGAGACAGTTTGCCTTGTGGGATctg GAGGATCTGTCCGAGCCGTTATTGGAGGAGGATTTGGATGGAGGTTCAGGGGTCATTTTCCCGTTTTATGATGCCGACACACACATGCTGTATCTGGCTGGAAAG GGCGATGGTAACATTCGCTATTATGAGGTCAGTGCGATGAAACCCTACGTTCACTTCCTGTCTGAATATCGCTCTCCGTCCCCTCAGAGAGGCTTgg GTGTGATGCCCAAGCGTGGCCTGAACGTCAGTGTGTGTGAGGTGTTCCGATTCTACAGGCTGCTCGCCGTCAAAGACATGCTGGAGCCACTGAGCTTCTATGTGCCGCGGAAG CAGTCTGAGGGTTTTCATGAGGATATTTATCCCATGACAGCAGCCAATGAACCAGCCATGACCGCAGATGAGTGGCTGATGGGGCAGAACAAAG GGCCGCTACTGATGTCTCTGAGACCTGGAGCTGAAGCGCTCGACACCAGCCCAACTGAAACAGAGACACCAGCCAATCAGGACACAGAATACCCTCCTGACTTAATCACAGATTTGCAGGACTGGACGGAGGATGACACCCAAAGCCACGACTGGATCTCCTCACGCACATGCTGCGATCTGAACCGGACCGAACCGTCGGAG GTGTCGCTTCGCCAGCGGGAGGAAACTCAAGATCTGCAGGAGCAACTCAAGCAGAGAGACGATAAAATACGAGAACTGGAGCTGGAGCTGAAGAACATGCGCAACCACATGAGAGCGTCCTTCTGA